A window from Campylobacter concisus encodes these proteins:
- a CDS encoding NAD(P)H-dependent oxidoreductase — protein sequence MKILLINGGKKFAHSDGRLNQTLHDLACEKLVKMCHEIKQTVIYQGYDIEAEVEKFLWMDAVVWQMPAWWMGEPWIVKKYIDEVFTAGHGKLYTSDGRHRVDPTKNYGKGGLLNEKKFMLSLTWNAPAEAFSDPNEFFEARGIDGVYFHFRKVNEFLGMKPLPYFMCNDVIKMPDVPRYIKEYEAHLEKVFKNTK from the coding sequence ATGAAAATTTTACTTATAAATGGCGGTAAAAAATTTGCCCACTCAGATGGCAGATTAAATCAAACACTTCACGACCTTGCATGTGAGAAGCTCGTAAAAATGTGTCACGAGATAAAGCAAACCGTGATATATCAAGGCTATGATATCGAGGCTGAAGTTGAGAAATTTCTATGGATGGACGCAGTAGTTTGGCAGATGCCAGCTTGGTGGATGGGTGAGCCTTGGATAGTTAAAAAATATATCGACGAGGTCTTTACCGCAGGCCACGGCAAGCTTTATACGAGTGATGGCAGGCACAGGGTCGATCCAACTAAAAACTACGGCAAGGGCGGCTTGCTAAATGAAAAGAAATTTATGCTAAGCCTTACTTGGAATGCTCCAGCTGAGGCATTTAGCGATCCAAACGAGTTTTTTGAAGCGCGCGGGATCGATGGGGTTTATTTTCATTTTAGAAAGGTAAATGAGTTTTTGGGCATGAAGCCACTTCCATATTTTATGTGCAATGATGTGATCAAGATGCCAGATGTACCAAGATACATAAAAGAGTATGAAGCGCATCTTGAAAAAGTTTTTAAAAATACGAAATAG
- the mnmE gene encoding tRNA uridine-5-carboxymethylaminomethyl(34) synthesis GTPase MnmE: MSETIAALATAYGIGSVSIVRLSGKDALATSLKLLKLSNLEPRYAKLAKIYSLDDEILDEGIVIYFKAPSSFTGEDIVEFQTHGGVMVSERILNELIKAGARLAMPGEFSKRAFLNGKMDLAKAEAMQGLITSKSEIAAKILTRQMQGDLSKFVGEIRGEAVKTLAFVETMIDYADDDLPANLLEQTKQMLLKNSKKLERIATLSEQRRGLIDGFKIAIVGKPNVGKSSILNSFLAYERAIVSDEAGTTRDRIEENFKIGSHLVRIIDTAGIRKDAGKIEQIGINYSISAINEADIILAIFDGSNPSDEQDKEIIKLVSNSNKKAFFILNKSDLAFKFDIELEGAIKISAKTDTSVVLKELEEYLKTQDTDEIMLSSNRQILSCKEASEALKRAFLRLSEDELEIFAYELNSAIKALASITKPFERSEILDEMFSHFCLGK; the protein is encoded by the coding sequence ATGAGTGAAACTATCGCAGCCCTTGCCACAGCTTATGGCATCGGCTCAGTTTCTATCGTAAGGCTTAGTGGTAAGGACGCTCTGGCCACCTCTTTAAAACTTCTTAAACTTTCAAATTTAGAGCCAAGATACGCAAAACTAGCCAAAATTTACTCCCTTGATGATGAAATTTTAGACGAGGGCATCGTTATATATTTTAAAGCTCCATCAAGCTTCACAGGCGAGGATATCGTCGAGTTTCAAACTCATGGCGGCGTGATGGTGAGCGAGAGAATTTTAAATGAACTAATAAAGGCTGGTGCTAGGCTTGCTATGCCAGGCGAGTTTAGCAAGCGAGCATTTTTAAATGGCAAGATGGATCTAGCCAAGGCTGAGGCTATGCAAGGGCTCATCACTTCAAAAAGCGAGATCGCTGCTAAAATTTTGACCCGCCAGATGCAAGGCGATCTTAGTAAATTTGTAGGCGAGATCAGGGGCGAAGCGGTCAAAACTCTTGCTTTTGTTGAGACGATGATTGACTATGCTGATGATGATCTGCCAGCAAATTTACTAGAGCAGACTAAGCAGATGCTTTTAAAAAATAGCAAGAAGCTAGAGCGCATAGCAACTCTTAGCGAGCAAAGAAGAGGACTGATAGATGGCTTTAAGATCGCTATCGTTGGTAAGCCAAATGTTGGCAAAAGCTCTATCTTAAACTCATTTTTGGCATACGAGAGGGCGATCGTTAGCGACGAGGCGGGCACTACTAGAGACAGGATAGAAGAAAATTTCAAGATCGGCTCACATCTAGTTCGTATAATAGATACCGCTGGCATCAGAAAAGATGCTGGGAAGATCGAGCAAATCGGTATAAACTATTCTATTTCTGCTATAAACGAGGCTGATATTATCCTGGCTATTTTTGATGGCTCAAATCCAAGCGATGAGCAAGACAAAGAGATAATAAAGCTCGTTTCTAACTCAAACAAAAAAGCCTTTTTTATCCTAAACAAAAGCGATCTTGCATTTAAATTTGACATAGAGCTAGAGGGTGCTATCAAAATTTCAGCAAAAACTGATACGAGCGTAGTTTTAAAAGAGCTTGAGGAATATCTCAAGACGCAAGATACTGATGAGATCATGCTAAGCTCAAACCGCCAAATTTTAAGCTGTAAAGAGGCGAGTGAGGCTTTAAAAAGAGCGTTTTTGAGGCTCAGCGAAGATGAACTAGAAATTTTTGCTTATGAGCTAAATAGTGCGATAAAGGCGCTTGCAAGCATCACAAAGCCATTTGAGAGAAGTGAAATTTTAGACGAGATGTTTAGCCATTTTTGTTTAGGAAAATGA
- a CDS encoding Jag N-terminal domain-containing protein — protein sequence MKIEANTLQEAFQKAAEQLNCSVTQLDIKVLQHPSSGFFGFFKRSAIIEANLENQPKPQHKPKNDKNFVKKNDENEAIKEDKKQAKKHDHSDKKRGPKKHRDEKSETKFEQKEHKNEKSNLSEKNEALAKDAFAQKGEEAEPGYVIKRLDEPKEIKEPQASKNAPKNILDNSIIENFNQTDEDSAAQALQKEKKEKATIDFDKILPEIKEGMNSLFKASCFDISKIEVSKFDDETVLIELDGADAALLIGKEGYRYKAISYMLYNWLNSKYNLAIRLEIAQFLQNQEAMMDQYLNGVIERVQNSGRAQTKPLDGVLVKIALEKLREKFPDKYVGIKSGNDGKFVVVNDFFKK from the coding sequence ATGAAAATAGAAGCAAATACCCTTCAAGAGGCATTTCAAAAGGCAGCCGAGCAGCTTAACTGCTCAGTAACTCAGCTTGATATAAAAGTTTTACAGCATCCAAGCAGTGGTTTTTTTGGATTTTTTAAAAGAAGTGCGATCATTGAAGCAAATTTAGAAAATCAGCCAAAACCACAACACAAGCCAAAAAATGATAAAAATTTTGTTAAAAAAAATGATGAGAACGAGGCTATAAAAGAAGATAAAAAGCAAGCTAAAAAACACGATCATAGTGATAAAAAGCGAGGCCCTAAAAAACATAGAGATGAAAAAAGCGAAACTAAATTTGAGCAAAAAGAACATAAAAATGAAAAGTCAAATTTAAGTGAAAAAAATGAAGCTCTAGCTAAAGATGCGTTTGCTCAAAAGGGTGAAGAAGCTGAACCAGGATATGTGATAAAGAGACTTGACGAGCCAAAAGAAATAAAGGAGCCACAAGCTAGCAAAAATGCTCCTAAAAATATTTTAGATAATTCTATTATTGAAAATTTTAACCAAACTGATGAAGATAGTGCGGCTCAAGCTTTACAAAAAGAAAAAAAAGAAAAAGCAACAATCGACTTTGATAAAATTTTACCTGAGATCAAAGAGGGCATGAATAGTCTTTTTAAGGCAAGTTGTTTTGATATTAGTAAAATTGAAGTTAGCAAATTTGACGATGAAACGGTGCTTATAGAGCTTGATGGAGCTGATGCGGCTCTACTTATAGGTAAAGAAGGTTATAGGTATAAAGCGATATCTTACATGCTTTATAACTGGCTAAACTCAAAATACAACCTTGCTATCCGCCTTGAAATCGCGCAATTTTTGCAAAATCAAGAAGCGATGATGGATCAATATCTAAATGGCGTGATCGAGCGTGTGCAAAATAGTGGCAGAGCTCAAACAAAGCCACTTGACGGGGTTTTGGTCAAGATCGCGCTTGAAAAGCTTCGCGAAAAATTTCCAGATAAATATGTCGGCATAAAAAGTGGCAATGACGGCAAATTTGTCGTTGTAAATGACTTTTTCAAAAAATGA